Genomic segment of Eubacterium sp. 1001713B170207_170306_E7:
TAGTAACAATTTGATCTAAGATGTGTTATAATGTTGAACAAACGAAAAGAAAGGAACTTAGGGAATGAACGTATATGATGAAGCCAATAATCTGGCCCAGGCTCTTAAAGAATCGAATGAGTACCAAAACTTTAAAGCGGCAGAGCTGAAGCTGAAGGCTGACGAAGAACATTACGCAATGGCTCAGGATTACGCGAAAAAGCAAATGGGCCTTCAGACAAAACAAATGATGGGCCAGGAGCTGACAGAAGAAGAGGTAGAAGCCTACAATTCTTTGACAGCGTCCGTGCTGGGCATTCCGATTATTTCTGAATACTTTCAGGCGCAGATGTATTTTGGCATTGTATTCCAGGACATCATGGACATCATCAGCAAGGCTGTTGATTTGGACATGAGCGGCATGTTTGGCGGTGCGGAAGACGCAGAGTAACTAAATAAATCCAGGGGTACTTTCCAAAAAAACAAGGTACCCTTTTTTTGAGTAAATCCCCGCAATTGAGGTGAGTAAATGAAAATCAGATTAACCCAGGGCGAAGCAAAGAAAGAAGCTTCGGAGCCAAAAACGCAGAGCCGTCAGGCACAAAAGCGGACGGCCCAGTCCACCGAGGTGGAAATGCGTAAAAAGCGTGCAAACGCCAAGCGCCCCACAGACGGAGGCTCCCAGACAGCAGCAAAGAAAAAAACACAGCCGCGTGTGGCAGAAGGAACCGCTAAAAACCGTCCGACGTCCGGCACCGGAACACCGGAACGCAGAAAGGCGGCCCGCCTGGCAGGCAGCAGTACACAGAAGCAGCGCCCCGCAGGCCAGTCTGCCCAGAGAGCAGCCAGTCCCGCAGCGGCTAAGAAAAAGAGACCGGTAGCACAGCCGCCAGCCGAAACACGCCGGAGAAGAGAAGCAGAGGAAATGGAAGCACCCGTGAGAAGAAAAAAGGGCGGGCTTAAATACAAGCTGCCCATCGTCATAGCGGCCGTCGTCTTGATCGTCGTTATCGCCGTTTTTGCCGGCAGAAGCTTTTATAACGCCATGCTGGAGCCGGCAGGGACCAGCACCGAGACCATGATTGTCGAAATCCCGGACGGCTCGACCATCAAAGACGTTGGCGAGATCCTTTACGATCAGGGACTGATTAAAAACACCATGATCTTTCAGAGCTATGCCGGGCGTCACAGCCGCGGCACAAGCGGTATGCAGGCCGGAAACTATGAGATGAACCAGTCCATGTCGGTTGCGGACATTGTCACAAAAATGCTGAACGGCGATGTTTACAGCGGCGCGATCCCGGTACTCCTGTCCGAGGGCAAGAATATCAATGAAATGGCTCAGATACTGGAAAAACATAACATCTGTACCTCGGCGGCCTTTATCAGCGAAACCAAGAAGCTGGGCGAATATAAAGCCCTGTATCCAATTTTGAGCAGCATTCCGGATGATAAGAACCGGAGTCTTGAGGGCTATCTGTTCCCAGATACCTACGAGATCGAACCCGGCAGCACCGCGTCCGATGTTGTGAAAAAAATGCTTGACCGCTTTACCGAGGTTTATAACCAGAACTTTATGCAGCAGACCACCGAAAAGGGCAAGACCGTGGACGAAATTGTCATTATGGCATCCATCATAGAGCTTGAAACCAAGCTGCCGGAAGACAAGGCCAATGCCGCCAGTGTTTTCTACAACCGTATCGCCCAGAATATGCCGCTGCAGTCCGACATTACTGTGGACTACGCGTTAGGCAAAAAACACGCGGTGCTGACCGAAGAACAGACCAAAATTGACTCTCCATACAATACCTATCAGAATTTGGGACTGCCCGTCGGCCCGATCTGCTCACCGGGGAAAAGCTCCATCGATGCAGCCATCAACCCGGCCCAGACCAATTACCTGTTCTTCGTGGCAGATATGGATTCCGGCAAGCTCTATTTCAATGAGACGCTGGAAGGCCACGACGCCGATGTTCAGAAGTATATGGGAGACTAGAAAGCGTAACAAACCGTGAGTGACATTGTACCAGACTACATAGAAGACTATATCCGCGGCCTGCTTCCGGAGGAGACCCCTTTCTTAACGCGGCTGCGGCTCATTGCAGAAACCAACCACGTGCCCATTATCTTTCCCGAGGTTCGGAACTATCTGGAAATCCTGATCGAAACCCATCAGATCAGGCGTATCCTGGAGATCGGGACAGCGGTCGGCTACTCCGCCGGCGTTTTTGCAAACGCCATGGGCGAAAAGGGCCATGTGACCACTGTCGAGCGGGACGACCGCATGATCGTCCAGGCCAGAGAAAACATTGCCAAAATGGGCTATGAAAAGCGGATTACCCTGATACAGGG
This window contains:
- a CDS encoding O-methyltransferase gives rise to the protein MSDIVPDYIEDYIRGLLPEETPFLTRLRLIAETNHVPIIFPEVRNYLEILIETHQIRRILEIGTAVGYSAGVFANAMGEKGHVTTVERDDRMIVQARENIAKMGYEKRITLIQGDAQETAASLTGTFDMIFLDGGKGHYIHLLEDCLRLLKPGGLIVSDNVLYKGMIATNELVIRRKITIVKRMRKYLDAISHDPRLMTTVLPLGDGLAVSYKKIN
- the mltG gene encoding endolytic transglycosylase MltG, whose amino-acid sequence is MKIRLTQGEAKKEASEPKTQSRQAQKRTAQSTEVEMRKKRANAKRPTDGGSQTAAKKKTQPRVAEGTAKNRPTSGTGTPERRKAARLAGSSTQKQRPAGQSAQRAASPAAAKKKRPVAQPPAETRRRREAEEMEAPVRRKKGGLKYKLPIVIAAVVLIVVIAVFAGRSFYNAMLEPAGTSTETMIVEIPDGSTIKDVGEILYDQGLIKNTMIFQSYAGRHSRGTSGMQAGNYEMNQSMSVADIVTKMLNGDVYSGAIPVLLSEGKNINEMAQILEKHNICTSAAFISETKKLGEYKALYPILSSIPDDKNRSLEGYLFPDTYEIEPGSTASDVVKKMLDRFTEVYNQNFMQQTTEKGKTVDEIVIMASIIELETKLPEDKANAASVFYNRIAQNMPLQSDITVDYALGKKHAVLTEEQTKIDSPYNTYQNLGLPVGPICSPGKSSIDAAINPAQTNYLFFVADMDSGKLYFNETLEGHDADVQKYMGD
- a CDS encoding YlbF family regulator, producing MNVYDEANNLAQALKESNEYQNFKAAELKLKADEEHYAMAQDYAKKQMGLQTKQMMGQELTEEEVEAYNSLTASVLGIPIISEYFQAQMYFGIVFQDIMDIISKAVDLDMSGMFGGAEDAE